A single Candoia aspera isolate rCanAsp1 chromosome 5, rCanAsp1.hap2, whole genome shotgun sequence DNA region contains:
- the LAMP1 gene encoding lysosome-associated membrane glycoprotein 1, producing the protein MAGRSTVGLLLVAALLGFLQTSSTFQVNNPDGKLCLSANFSMKFTVEFSTKSKKEITTFTLPPDAHVVNTSTCGNKQAPEEILIVGFGKGHSLNMTFGKNASLYTVSALMFKFNLSDSSLFPNSSGELTEVKNGSDIQADLNTKYLCHSNKSVTAGSVSVVLSKAAIEAYIANGTISKKETICSEDKTSTTAGPIITTHPPLTTSGTTTSVPPSAKPEVGQYSVNDSSGICLLASMGLQLNLTYSVPNKTLISKVLNLPPNASSSGKCDNVTVTLNLTSGSTSIFLSFAQNSSTEKYFLHGIIVSANLPSEATEKSIKAVNNSLSALKATIGKSYKCVAEEIIWVSDKASLNIYSVQVQAFKIAGDKFGAVEECQLDENNMLIPIVVGAALAGLVLIVLIAYLIGRKRSHAGYQTI; encoded by the exons ggTTTTTACAAACATCATCAACATTTCAAGTAAATAATCCAGATGGAAAGCTATGCCTATCAGCCAACTTCTCCATGAAGTTCACAGTGGAGTTCAGCACAAAGAGTAAAAAAGAG ATCACAACCTTCACACTTCCACCTGATGCTCATGTAGTAAATACTAGCACCTGTGGCAACAAGCAAGCACCTGAAGAAATTCTAATAGTTGGATTTGGCAAAGGGCATTCATTAAACATGACATTTGGGAAGAATGCATCTCTCTACACGGTCAGTGCTTTGATGTTCAAATTCAACTTGAGTGATTCGTCCCTTTTCCCCAATTCATCTGGAG AACTAACAGAAGTAAAAAACGGAAGTGATATCCAAGCAGActtaaatacaaaatatttgtgCCATAGCAACAAGTCAGTAACTGCGGGAAGTGTGTCTGTTGTTCTTAGTAAAGCTGCGATTGAAGCATACATTGCAAATGGCACCATCAGTAAGAAAG AAACGATTTGTTCTGAAGACAAAACATCTACTACAGCTGGCCCCATAATCACTACTCACCCACCTTTAACTACCAGTGGTACAACTACCAGTGTACCACCCTCAGCAAAACCAGAAGTTGGACAGTACAGTGTAAATGATTCATCTGGTATCTGCTTACTTGCTTCTATGGGTCTGCAACTTAATCTCACCTACAGTGTACCAAATAAG actCTTATTTCAAAAGTGTTGAATCTTCCACCAAATGCAAGTTCTTCTGGGAAGTGTGATAATGTCACAGTTACTTTAAACTTGACTTCTGGGAGCACCAGTATTTTTCTCAGTTTTGCACAG AATTCAAGTACTGAGAAATACTTCCTGCATGGCATCATTGTGAGTGCAAATCTGCCTTCTGAAGCTACAG AAAAAAGTATTAAAGCTGTCAACAATAGCCTGAGTGCCCTAAAAGCTACAATTGGAAAATCTTACAAGTGTGTTGCAGAAGAGATCATTTGGGTTTCAGACAAAGCTTCTCTCAATATATACAGTGTCCAagttcaggctttcaagattgcaGGAGACAAATTTGGAGCAG tggaAGAATGTCAGCTGGATGAAAATAACATGTTGATCCCTATTGTAGTTGGTGCAGCCCTTGCTGGACTTGTCCTTATAGTATTGATTGCGTATTTAATTGGGCGAAAGCGTAGCCATGCTGGTTATCAAACAATTTAA